The following coding sequences are from one Synergistaceae bacterium window:
- the infB gene encoding translation initiation factor IF-2 produces the protein MSKIRVYELAKTLNKSNPEILEILVNLGLKVKSHMSSIDSEAADLVIKTVKDGTKAQEKEETTEDILAKYKEQKVRIGDSVSDVALIIGEKPGNAVKLLMAAGLMIPASAEVDEKILSVLSEGFKRNFIFYTEEEAKAQEVKASLTEEKAKKRVEKKIVKGTVKDKKIDSIKENTRILSRPPIITVMGHVDHGKTSLLDFIRNTRVTAKEAGGITQHIGAAVVDYNGNSLIFLDTPGHEAFTLMRARGAQVTDIAVLVVAADDGVMPQTIEAINHAKAAGVPIVVAINKIDKPDAKPERVRQQLSDYGLVPEEWGGDTIMVEVAAKTGENIDALLEMLLLVAEMQELKADYNAKPTGTVVEANLDKGKGPVATVIVQQGILRKGDIVNTKTAWGKIRAMLDDSGKMIKEALPSTPVEILGLEAVPMPGEKFTTLSTEREARDIMAKNEIERREIDNNKTKRLTLEELYEKMQTKEVPQLNLLLKADVQGSIEAFESSLMKMSSEAVMINIVHDGVGRISESDVMLASASNAIIIGFNVRPDGNAKKIAESEGVQIRFYQVIYDMLDDVKAAMEGMLEPELRENTLGNAEIRDIFRVPKIGNIAGCRVMEGIIRRNAKVRLIRDGVVYWNGELSSLKHFKDDVREIKIGNECGLSFEKFQDFRVGDVIEAYEILKKKRTLD, from the coding sequence ATGAGTAAAATTAGAGTATATGAGCTTGCAAAGACCCTTAATAAAAGTAATCCGGAAATATTAGAAATCTTAGTTAATCTTGGATTAAAAGTAAAATCTCACATGAGCTCAATTGACAGTGAAGCCGCAGATCTTGTAATTAAAACGGTTAAAGATGGGACGAAAGCTCAAGAAAAAGAAGAAACAACAGAGGATATCCTCGCAAAGTATAAGGAACAAAAAGTACGTATAGGAGACTCTGTATCTGACGTTGCTTTAATAATAGGAGAAAAACCGGGAAATGCAGTCAAGTTGCTGATGGCAGCAGGCTTAATGATTCCAGCTTCTGCAGAAGTTGATGAAAAAATATTGAGTGTTTTAAGCGAAGGATTTAAAAGAAATTTTATCTTTTATACAGAAGAAGAAGCTAAAGCACAAGAGGTTAAAGCCTCTCTCACAGAAGAGAAAGCTAAAAAACGTGTAGAGAAGAAAATTGTAAAGGGAACTGTAAAAGATAAGAAAATAGACAGCATAAAAGAGAATACAAGGATTCTTTCTAGGCCTCCCATAATAACCGTTATGGGACATGTTGACCATGGCAAAACATCTCTGCTTGATTTTATTAGAAATACAAGAGTAACGGCAAAAGAAGCTGGTGGAATTACTCAACATATTGGAGCTGCTGTTGTTGACTATAATGGAAATTCATTAATTTTTTTGGATACTCCTGGTCATGAGGCTTTTACTCTAATGAGAGCTAGAGGTGCTCAAGTTACCGACATAGCAGTCTTAGTAGTTGCAGCAGATGACGGGGTTATGCCTCAGACCATAGAGGCAATTAATCATGCGAAAGCTGCGGGTGTACCAATAGTTGTTGCAATCAATAAAATTGATAAACCAGATGCAAAGCCTGAAAGGGTTAGACAACAACTTTCCGATTATGGACTTGTTCCCGAAGAGTGGGGTGGGGATACTATAATGGTTGAGGTTGCTGCTAAAACGGGAGAAAACATTGATGCTCTGTTAGAGATGTTGCTACTTGTTGCTGAAATGCAAGAGCTAAAAGCAGATTACAATGCAAAGCCTACAGGAACAGTTGTTGAAGCAAACCTTGACAAAGGTAAGGGGCCTGTGGCAACAGTTATTGTACAGCAGGGCATTTTGCGTAAAGGAGATATTGTTAACACTAAAACTGCTTGGGGAAAAATACGCGCTATGCTGGATGACTCGGGCAAAATGATAAAAGAGGCATTACCAAGCACGCCCGTGGAGATACTAGGTCTGGAAGCAGTACCGATGCCGGGGGAAAAGTTTACAACTCTGTCAACTGAGAGAGAAGCTAGAGATATTATGGCTAAGAATGAAATTGAGCGAAGAGAAATTGATAACAATAAAACCAAGCGTCTCACCTTAGAAGAGTTATATGAAAAAATGCAAACGAAAGAAGTTCCACAGTTGAATCTACTCTTAAAAGCTGATGTTCAGGGGTCTATAGAAGCCTTTGAATCTTCACTTATGAAAATGAGTTCAGAGGCAGTAATGATAAATATTGTACATGATGGAGTAGGACGAATATCAGAGTCGGATGTTATGTTAGCCTCTGCTTCTAATGCAATCATAATTGGGTTTAATGTTCGGCCGGATGGCAACGCTAAGAAGATTGCAGAATCTGAGGGAGTACAGATAAGGTTTTATCAAGTTATATATGACATGCTAGATGATGTCAAAGCAGCTATGGAGGGTATGCTGGAGCCAGAATTGAGAGAAAACACACTTGGTAATGCAGAAATAAGAGATATTTTTAGAGTTCCTAAAATAGGAAATATTGCAGGATGCCGTGTTATGGAAGGAATTATTCGTAGGAACGCCAAGGTTCGTCTTATCCGTGATGGCGTCGTTTATTGGAACGGGGAACTTTCCAGTTTGAAACATTTTAAGGATGATGTAAGAGAGATAAAAATTGGAAACGAGTGCGGATTAAGCTTTGAAAAATTCCAAGATTTTCGTGTAGGAGACGTAATTGAAGCTTATGAAATCTTGAAAAAGAAGAGAACATTAGATTAG
- a CDS encoding YlxR family protein translates to MKKNTTNQPVFKKNKPRTCVGCMEESPKRTLLRIVRTPEKEVLYDPTGRANGRGVYVCARAECIKQAKKKRAFSRALKVPIDDSIYILLEEICSKEQDCGKND, encoded by the coding sequence ATGAAAAAAAATACCACAAATCAACCTGTATTCAAGAAAAATAAACCGCGTACTTGTGTTGGTTGTATGGAAGAATCTCCAAAGCGTACATTATTACGCATAGTAAGGACCCCTGAAAAAGAAGTTTTATATGACCCGACAGGAAGGGCCAATGGGAGAGGGGTATATGTGTGTGCTCGTGCTGAATGTATAAAACAAGCAAAAAAGAAGAGAGCTTTTTCTCGAGCCTTAAAGGTTCCTATAGACGATAGCATATATATTCTTCTAGAAGAAATTTGTAGTAAAGAACAAGATTGTGGAAAAAATGATTAA
- the nusA gene encoding transcription termination/antitermination protein NusA: protein MLLGKDFKKNLQQIEKEKGLSEEIIVSSLEAAMISAYKKFKGGNHTIEVYIDAENGEFTLYEVRLVVEHVENPDTEISLDEAIRRGEKEVEVGDLIRKELFPENFGRIAAQTARQVIIQRLKDAERQVVYEEFADKIGDIVTGTIFKAEDDQILVHLNEKTEAIIPKEERIIGEEYIPVERKKFYLLDVRQTTKGPRIIVSRTHPGLLRKLLEIEVPEIQEGIVEIRNIVREAGARAKIAVATLDANVEPLGASVGKQGGRIKSISSELNGEKIDIIVWNPDILTYIKNSLSPAKVLKIEPLLDQDRSVVAYVRSEQLSLAIGKTGQNVRLAARLTGWKIDIKVSEDEKLPTMKDLFVDISEVSEENE, encoded by the coding sequence ATGCTACTAGGAAAGGATTTTAAAAAAAATTTACAGCAAATAGAGAAAGAAAAAGGGCTCTCTGAAGAAATCATAGTGTCTAGCCTTGAAGCAGCAATGATTTCAGCATATAAAAAGTTTAAAGGCGGAAATCATACAATTGAAGTCTACATTGATGCAGAGAATGGGGAGTTTACACTTTATGAGGTGCGTCTTGTAGTTGAGCACGTAGAAAACCCAGACACTGAAATAAGTTTAGATGAAGCCATTAGAAGAGGCGAAAAAGAAGTTGAGGTTGGAGATTTAATTCGTAAGGAACTATTCCCCGAAAATTTTGGTAGGATAGCCGCACAAACTGCCCGACAGGTTATAATACAGCGCCTAAAAGATGCAGAACGCCAGGTTGTATACGAAGAATTTGCAGACAAAATAGGCGACATCGTTACAGGAACAATTTTTAAAGCAGAAGATGATCAAATACTAGTACATCTTAACGAAAAAACAGAGGCGATAATTCCTAAAGAAGAGAGAATAATAGGAGAAGAATATATACCGGTAGAAAGAAAGAAGTTTTACCTCCTAGACGTAAGACAAACTACAAAAGGGCCAAGAATTATTGTATCTAGGACGCATCCTGGTTTATTGCGAAAGCTTTTAGAAATAGAGGTGCCGGAAATACAGGAAGGTATTGTTGAAATACGCAACATAGTGAGAGAGGCAGGAGCCAGAGCTAAAATCGCTGTTGCGACTTTAGACGCAAATGTTGAGCCTCTTGGTGCAAGCGTAGGGAAGCAAGGTGGGCGTATAAAGTCTATATCGTCAGAACTAAATGGTGAAAAAATAGATATTATAGTTTGGAATCCGGATATTTTGACATACATAAAAAATTCTCTTTCTCCGGCAAAAGTCTTAAAAATAGAACCACTTTTGGACCAAGACCGTTCTGTAGTTGCTTATGTGCGATCCGAACAACTTTCGCTTGCTATTGGAAAAACGGGACAAAATGTTCGTTTGGCAGCTAGATTAACAGGATGGAAAATAGACATAAAAGTCAGTGAGGACGAGAAACTGCCAACGATGAAGGATCTTTTTGTAGATATATCTGAAGTGTCCGAAGAAAATGAGTAA
- a CDS encoding ribosome maturation factor RimP: protein MAKEGYSKIFAELKSTIESLGYECIGSEFIKENEMDVLRVYLDKQNGIDILDCEKVTREITEYLDSVESLLPNNYLLEVSSPGIERPLFTIDDYKRFVEKEIELTLKGNKKVSGTLLSVSDLSEIKLLHKNEEKVYLYSEIVRGKLLFIREPGQKKTFKKIASKKKRK from the coding sequence ATGGCTAAAGAGGGTTATTCTAAAATTTTTGCTGAGTTAAAATCTACAATAGAATCTTTAGGCTATGAATGTATAGGATCTGAATTTATAAAAGAAAACGAAATGGATGTGTTACGAGTCTATTTAGATAAGCAAAATGGTATAGATATTCTTGATTGTGAAAAAGTCACAAGGGAAATTACGGAATATTTGGATAGTGTAGAATCTCTGTTGCCAAACAATTATCTTTTAGAAGTCAGCTCTCCCGGTATAGAACGTCCACTTTTTACAATAGACGATTATAAAAGATTTGTAGAAAAAGAAATTGAACTTACTCTTAAAGGCAACAAAAAAGTCTCAGGAACCCTGTTATCAGTGTCAGATTTAAGTGAGATAAAATTGTTACATAAAAATGAAGAAAAGGTCTACTTGTACAGCGAGATAGTTAGAGGGAAGCTATTATTTATAAGAGAACCTGGTCAGAAAAAAACTTTTAAGAAAATAGCGTCCAAGAAAAAACGAAAATAA
- the rlmB gene encoding 23S rRNA (guanosine(2251)-2'-O)-methyltransferase RlmB, with translation MTEGNFKGMNEDICWGRNPVFSLLEESPEKCAKILISTNIQNHVRSKIHALCRKSNVVYQAVDSLVLNRITDKANHQGLVAHITPMKLWSVDDFLKTIPERPAHVMMLLCDHVQDPHNLGAIIRSAEAAGASAVMIPKHGSCLPSGTVVKTSSGAALRLPIIKVGNLTQLIKTLQEEGFWVVGLSMDAEETLFKSDMSPRTVFVVGAEGNGLGKSVANTCDELRKIPIKGSVGSLNVSVAAALAMFEWRRS, from the coding sequence ATGACTGAGGGAAATTTTAAGGGGATGAATGAAGATATTTGCTGGGGAAGGAATCCTGTCTTTTCTTTGCTAGAGGAGTCTCCTGAAAAGTGTGCAAAAATACTAATATCTACTAACATTCAGAATCACGTAAGATCAAAAATACACGCTCTTTGTCGCAAGAGTAATGTCGTGTATCAAGCAGTTGACTCACTTGTATTAAATAGAATAACAGATAAAGCCAATCATCAGGGATTGGTGGCACATATAACGCCAATGAAACTTTGGTCGGTTGATGATTTTTTGAAAACGATACCTGAAAGACCGGCTCATGTAATGATGTTACTCTGTGATCATGTACAAGACCCCCATAACCTAGGGGCAATCATTAGAAGTGCTGAAGCTGCCGGCGCATCTGCAGTTATGATTCCTAAACATGGTTCATGCTTGCCATCAGGGACAGTTGTTAAGACAAGTTCTGGGGCTGCATTGCGTTTGCCGATAATAAAAGTAGGCAATTTAACTCAGCTTATCAAGACTTTGCAAGAAGAGGGATTCTGGGTTGTCGGTCTTTCTATGGACGCAGAAGAAACTCTTTTTAAATCAGACATGAGCCCTCGCACGGTTTTTGTCGTAGGTGCTGAAGGGAATGGATTGGGTAAATCAGTTGCCAATACATGTGATGAATTAAGAAAAATACCAATAAAAGGAAGTGTTGGCTCCTTAAATGTGTCAGTAGCAGCAGCACTTGCAATGTTTGAGTGGAGAAGGTCTTAA
- the uvrA gene encoding excinuclease ABC subunit UvrA, whose product MKQVLKITGARQNNLKNIDVEIPKNELVVITGPSGSGKSSLAFDTIYAEGQRRYVESLSSYARQFLGVSEKPDVDDIRGLSPAISIEQRGTSHNPRSTVGTVTEIYDYLRLLFGRAGIPHCHQCGKIVHRYSIDEITDRIFREYDGKPIEVLSPIIRGQKGEYKNLLLKLQQQGYLRARIDGTLLWLEEEIELDKNKRHSIECVIDRLRVKEENRPRLAESVEISMKLSGGLVLLVSGNMPDLLLTEKYICPDCEISLPDIEPRLFSFNNPFSACPECSGLGNHVYFSEELAVNPDLPLAHGGFIPWKTVKYMVERAELIAKQNGWDISKPFKELPQNAQDILINGSNESIPLTFTSYKGEHEYNGRYIGLIPWLEKRFNETESETYKDELLRFQIEDECSVCHGSRLRPEALSVLLGGYNIAQLTELPIKDLIVVLDELKLAEREQEIVKQAISEVKKRLSFLNDVGAGYLSLSRRADTLSGGESQRIRLATQIGSQLTGVLYVLDEPTIGLHPRDTERLLKTLCSIKDLGNSVIVVEHDRDTMKAANYILELGPGAGEQGGELIASGSMEEIIAGNSSTAVYLRGEVNGAYIPHKKRRIPTASISLIGCSENNLKNINVDIPLGVFATLSGVSGSGKSTLLYEILYKGLCSKFDKESRSRLVKDKEIKGYQKLKNIVLIDQSPIGRTPRSNPATYTGVFTSIREFYSQLPESKLRGYTPGRFSFNIKGGRCEACKGDGVLKISMLFLQDVYVECDVCKGKRYNSETLEVRHKGLTISDVLNLTIDQAAEHFRNIPRILNKLKTIQEAGLGYIKLGQSSTTLSGGEAQRVKLATHLSKKFRGNTLYLLDEPTTGLHFSDVKKLLKLLNKLIEQGNSILVIEHNLDVLASSDYIIDLGPDGGTEGGRVVARGTPEEVALKKTFTGLHLKAFLKDIKKGHTND is encoded by the coding sequence GTGAAACAGGTATTAAAAATTACAGGCGCTCGCCAAAACAATTTAAAAAACATCGACGTAGAAATACCTAAAAACGAGCTTGTTGTGATAACTGGACCTTCTGGCTCGGGCAAATCTTCTTTAGCATTTGATACAATTTATGCTGAAGGACAGAGACGTTATGTTGAGTCGCTTTCTTCTTATGCGAGGCAATTTTTAGGTGTATCAGAAAAACCAGATGTAGATGATATAAGAGGATTATCTCCGGCCATTTCTATTGAACAGAGAGGAACAAGCCATAATCCTAGGTCAACGGTAGGAACCGTAACTGAAATCTATGATTATTTAAGATTGCTTTTCGGAAGAGCTGGAATCCCACATTGCCATCAATGCGGCAAAATTGTTCATCGTTACAGCATTGATGAAATAACAGATAGAATTTTTCGAGAATATGACGGAAAACCAATAGAAGTTCTATCCCCAATTATACGAGGACAAAAGGGTGAATACAAAAATTTATTGCTAAAACTTCAGCAACAAGGATATTTAAGAGCCCGTATTGACGGAACTCTGTTATGGCTAGAGGAAGAGATTGAACTTGATAAAAATAAACGACATTCAATCGAATGTGTAATAGATAGACTCAGAGTCAAAGAAGAAAATCGTCCGCGTCTAGCAGAATCAGTAGAAATATCAATGAAACTGTCTGGTGGGTTAGTGTTACTGGTCTCAGGAAATATGCCGGACTTACTTCTTACAGAAAAATATATCTGTCCAGACTGCGAAATAAGTTTGCCCGACATTGAACCCCGATTATTTTCTTTTAACAATCCTTTTTCTGCATGTCCTGAATGCTCTGGCCTCGGCAATCATGTCTATTTTTCTGAAGAATTAGCAGTAAACCCTGATTTACCTTTAGCCCATGGAGGTTTTATCCCTTGGAAGACAGTTAAATATATGGTTGAGAGAGCGGAATTAATTGCAAAACAAAACGGTTGGGATATTTCTAAGCCATTTAAAGAGCTTCCTCAAAATGCACAAGACATTTTGATAAATGGTTCTAACGAGTCGATTCCTTTGACCTTTACATCTTACAAAGGTGAGCACGAGTACAACGGGAGGTACATAGGATTAATACCGTGGCTTGAAAAAAGATTTAATGAGACTGAGTCTGAAACATATAAAGATGAACTTCTCCGTTTTCAAATAGAGGATGAGTGTAGCGTGTGTCACGGATCTCGCTTGAGACCCGAAGCATTATCAGTCTTACTTGGTGGTTATAATATTGCTCAACTTACAGAATTGCCGATAAAAGACTTAATAGTTGTGCTAGATGAACTAAAACTTGCGGAGAGAGAGCAAGAAATAGTAAAACAGGCTATTTCTGAAGTTAAGAAAAGGTTATCTTTTTTAAATGATGTTGGTGCGGGTTATCTAAGTTTATCTAGAAGAGCAGATACACTGAGCGGAGGAGAAAGCCAGCGCATTCGCTTAGCAACACAAATAGGTTCTCAGCTCACAGGCGTTCTTTATGTCCTTGATGAACCTACAATAGGATTGCATCCTAGAGACACTGAAAGACTATTAAAGACCCTTTGTTCTATAAAAGACTTAGGCAACAGTGTAATTGTAGTGGAGCACGACAGGGATACAATGAAAGCTGCTAATTATATATTAGAGTTGGGGCCAGGAGCCGGCGAGCAAGGAGGAGAATTGATTGCAAGTGGCAGCATGGAAGAAATTATAGCGGGAAATTCTTCTACCGCTGTTTATTTAAGAGGAGAAGTAAATGGAGCTTATATACCACATAAAAAAAGAAGAATCCCTACGGCTTCAATCTCTCTAATAGGCTGCTCCGAAAATAACTTAAAAAATATAAATGTTGATATTCCCTTAGGAGTATTCGCTACATTAAGTGGAGTTTCTGGTTCAGGTAAAAGTACTCTTCTTTATGAAATATTGTATAAAGGGTTGTGTAGCAAATTTGACAAAGAGTCTAGGTCTCGCTTGGTAAAAGATAAAGAAATAAAAGGTTATCAAAAGTTAAAAAATATTGTTCTTATTGACCAAAGTCCTATTGGGAGAACGCCAAGGTCAAACCCCGCAACATATACAGGGGTATTTACTTCGATACGAGAATTTTATTCACAATTACCAGAATCAAAACTTAGAGGATATACACCGGGTCGCTTTAGTTTTAATATCAAAGGAGGAAGGTGTGAAGCCTGTAAGGGAGACGGCGTACTAAAGATATCGATGCTGTTTCTACAAGATGTTTATGTTGAATGCGATGTGTGTAAAGGCAAAAGATATAATAGTGAGACGTTAGAAGTTAGACATAAGGGACTAACCATTTCAGATGTGCTTAACCTAACTATCGATCAGGCAGCAGAGCATTTCAGAAATATCCCACGTATTCTTAATAAGCTTAAGACTATACAAGAGGCAGGATTGGGTTATATAAAATTAGGGCAGTCTTCTACTACATTAAGTGGGGGAGAGGCACAGCGAGTTAAGTTGGCAACACATCTAAGTAAAAAATTTAGAGGGAACACCTTGTATTTACTTGATGAGCCTACGACCGGATTACATTTTTCAGATGTCAAAAAACTTTTAAAATTACTTAACAAATTAATAGAGCAGGGAAATTCAATACTTGTTATAGAACATAATCTTGATGTGCTGGCATCCTCTGATTATATAATAGACCTAGGCCCTGATGGAGGAACAGAGGGCGGCAGAGTTGTAGCAAGAGGTACACCAGAAGAGGTTGCCTTGAAAAAAACTTTCACAGGGTTGCATTTGAAAGCATTTCTTAAAGATATAAAGAAAGGACATACAAATGACTGA
- the uvrB gene encoding excinuclease ABC subunit UvrB has product MEYLFNLKSPWPMSKDQAKAVEKLVKGFNLPNTKQTLLGVTGSGKTFTMANVIQQLQRPTLVMAHNKTLAAQLYSEFKEFFPDNSVNFFVSYYDYYQPEAYMPAQDIYIEKDASINERIEKLRLATTKALLERRDVIVVASVSCIYGLGKKKNYEDAIFRFAVGEQWNRRAFMSRLLQNYYQRNDMVREPGVFSSRGEIIEIYPAYSDSIIRVLFFDDEIEKIEEIDAITGKIQNSKQQAGIFPAQHYVTSSDAIEKASELIEEELKQSISNFNAANRPLEAERIKLRTKYDLEMLLEVGYCSGIENYSRYLDGRQPGDTPGTLMDFFPNDFLVFVDESHITLPQVRGMYNGDRSRKETLVEHGFRLPSCLDNRPLKWDEYVPFLKSALFVSATPGDYEYENSQQVVEQIIRPTGVVDPIVEVHNATGQIDDLIEEIRPIIKKGERVLVTTLTKRSSEDLAEYLAELGIKVRYIHSELDTFERAELLRDLRRGDYAVLVGVNLLREGIDLPEVSLVAILDADKEGFLRSHRSLIQMIGRAARNEAGKVILYGDKITGSMNSAIKETERRRIKQIKYNELHGIIPSTITKEIKDLLPTELIEDETLEGRVAEASSKTKSYSIRELEKKMWSSVEELDFEKAAEIRDLIVHLKGESESETGIKNYRRSPKQFKKHRRRNT; this is encoded by the coding sequence ATGGAATATTTGTTTAATTTAAAAAGTCCTTGGCCAATGTCTAAAGATCAGGCTAAAGCGGTTGAAAAACTTGTAAAAGGATTTAATCTTCCCAATACAAAGCAAACTCTTTTGGGCGTCACTGGTAGCGGAAAAACGTTTACTATGGCAAACGTTATACAGCAGCTACAACGCCCAACACTAGTTATGGCTCATAACAAAACGTTAGCAGCGCAGCTATATAGCGAGTTCAAAGAGTTTTTCCCAGACAATTCCGTTAATTTTTTTGTGAGTTACTATGATTACTATCAGCCTGAAGCCTACATGCCCGCACAGGATATTTATATTGAAAAAGATGCTTCTATTAATGAAAGAATAGAAAAACTGCGACTAGCAACAACAAAGGCATTGTTAGAAAGGCGGGATGTAATTGTTGTGGCAAGTGTTTCCTGTATCTACGGTTTGGGAAAGAAAAAAAATTATGAGGATGCAATTTTTAGATTTGCTGTTGGAGAACAGTGGAATCGAAGAGCTTTTATGAGTCGACTGTTACAAAACTATTATCAACGTAATGATATGGTTCGCGAGCCGGGAGTTTTTTCTAGTAGGGGTGAGATTATTGAAATATATCCAGCCTATAGCGATAGTATTATTAGGGTTCTATTCTTTGATGACGAAATTGAGAAAATAGAAGAAATAGATGCGATTACTGGAAAAATACAGAATTCGAAACAGCAAGCTGGAATATTCCCAGCACAACACTATGTGACATCTTCAGATGCAATTGAAAAAGCATCTGAACTTATAGAAGAAGAGCTAAAACAGTCCATAAGTAATTTTAATGCAGCAAATAGACCTCTTGAAGCTGAAAGAATAAAATTAAGGACAAAATACGATTTAGAGATGCTTTTAGAAGTCGGGTACTGTTCCGGTATTGAAAATTATTCAAGATATTTGGATGGAAGACAGCCAGGTGATACACCGGGAACTCTTATGGATTTTTTCCCTAATGATTTTCTTGTTTTTGTTGACGAATCACATATAACATTACCTCAAGTAAGGGGTATGTATAACGGAGATAGATCTCGTAAGGAAACTCTTGTTGAACACGGGTTCAGATTGCCTTCTTGCCTTGACAACAGACCATTAAAATGGGATGAATATGTTCCCTTTCTTAAAAGTGCTCTTTTTGTTTCTGCAACACCTGGAGACTATGAGTATGAGAACTCACAGCAAGTTGTTGAACAAATAATTCGTCCCACTGGAGTTGTTGATCCTATTGTTGAGGTTCACAATGCAACTGGACAGATAGATGATTTAATCGAAGAAATTAGACCAATAATTAAAAAAGGAGAAAGAGTACTTGTTACGACTCTAACGAAGCGTTCCTCGGAAGATTTAGCTGAATATTTGGCCGAATTAGGAATAAAAGTCCGCTATATACACTCAGAACTAGATACTTTTGAGAGGGCGGAGCTTCTGCGTGATTTAAGGAGAGGAGATTACGCAGTATTAGTTGGTGTTAACTTATTAAGAGAAGGAATAGACCTCCCTGAAGTTTCTTTAGTAGCAATACTTGATGCGGATAAGGAAGGGTTCTTGCGCTCGCACCGCTCGTTAATACAAATGATTGGCAGAGCCGCAAGGAATGAGGCTGGCAAAGTAATTTTGTATGGAGATAAAATTACCGGCAGTATGAATTCTGCAATAAAAGAAACAGAAAGAAGACGTATAAAACAGATAAAATATAATGAACTGCATGGCATTATTCCAAGTACAATAACCAAAGAAATAAAAGACTTGCTTCCAACAGAACTTATTGAAGACGAGACTCTCGAAGGTAGAGTAGCGGAGGCTTCTTCCAAAACTAAAAGCTACAGTATTCGTGAATTAGAGAAAAAAATGTGGTCATCAGTTGAAGAACTTGATTTTGAAAAAGCAGCTGAAATCAGAGATTTAATTGTGCATTTGAAAGGTGAATCTGAAAGTGAAACAGGTATTAAAAATTACAGGCGCTCGCCAAAACAATTTAAAAAACATCGACGTAGAAATACCTAA